DNA from Gramella sp. MAR_2010_147:
AGGAACTGGATGAAAATGGATACAAGGTCGCCTATGCTAATGCTATAAGTAAATTTGAAGCTATCCAAAGGCTTACCGAAGAAATCGCACCCGATAAAATTGGTTTGGCTACGAGCTCTAATGAAGTAAGAAAGCTTGTAAAGCAAGGTAAAAAAGTTGCGATGATAGGGGTGGAAAATGCGTATCCTATCGGGACAGACTTAAGTAGAATTAAGGAGTTCTATGATCGCGGCGCCAGATATATGTCATTATCTCATAACGGTCATAGCCAGTTTTGTGATTCTAACACAGGTGAAGAGAATGATGAATGGTTATATGGAGGCTTGAGTGAACTTGGTAAAGAGGCCATAATTGAAATGAATAAATATGGGATCATGATAGATGTTTCCCATCCTAGCAAAGAAGCTATCAGGCAAATGTTTGAATATTCCAAAGCGCCACTTATCGCTTCACATTCTTCGGCCAGGGCTTTATGTGACCATAGTAGGAACCTGGATGATGAACTTCTTGCACTATTTAAAAAGCATGGCGGTGTAGTTCAAACGGTGGCTTTCAGTTCTTATTTAAATACCGAAAAGCATGAAGCATTTGAAAATGCAAGTAATAAAGTTTATGAAAATATAGCTACTCAAATGAATTTCAGTATCCTTCCCAGGGATACGGTTAGAACTTTTTCCGATGAAAAACGTGAGAATTACT
Protein-coding regions in this window:
- a CDS encoding dipeptidase, whose translation is MQLKIAGLILFSSLLSLNAQTTDSEIINRAKKIHQDAITIDTHNDINIDDFTSNKNYTMNLDTQVNLPKMEEGGMDVTWLIVYTGQKELDENGYKVAYANAISKFEAIQRLTEEIAPDKIGLATSSNEVRKLVKQGKKVAMIGVENAYPIGTDLSRIKEFYDRGARYMSLSHNGHSQFCDSNTGEENDEWLYGGLSELGKEAIIEMNKYGIMIDVSHPSKEAIRQMFEYSKAPLIASHSSARALCDHSRNLDDELLALFKKHGGVVQTVAFSSYLNTEKHEAFENASNKVYENIATQMNFSILPRDTVRTFSDEKRENYYTGLKKVKLAAASDIAQLKKEVIPVNVSDFVDHIDYLVKKIGIDHVGISSDFDGGGGIEGWSDASETLNITIELVKRGYTNEEIKKLWGENLLRVLDEVQAVAASFQKS